From a single Carassius auratus strain Wakin chromosome 38, ASM336829v1, whole genome shotgun sequence genomic region:
- the LOC113057515 gene encoding serum amyloid P-component-like: MQQMPHLKWVVLVLSVLVMSGSRTSGSIFTTVVQNKRARASAQVPLTCLTRPNRTMERLASYLFFIVLCGLALSQPIKDRKCLRGKVITFPQLNTNTWVKLHPNESMNMSAATVCLRFYTERMSLDPCLFSLATPSYAQDFSLRWLGYVKQYEMTIHNFKVQLDGLVFNHNQWISVCATWEANSGLAQMFVNKVASIKKEVGPKVPFKGNPVITLGQYQTQYDGGFDQLNAFTGFIADVHVHGKVLPIRQIKTYMEAKTKYKLGDYINWHNLNYTIAGSAQVEEKHQVTFDSNEEQQ; encoded by the exons TCACTACAGTGGTGCAGAATAAAAGAGCAAGAGCGAGTGCTCAGGTGCCTCTCACATGCCTGACTCGACCCAACAGGACCATGGAGAGACTTGCTTCATACCTTTTCTTTATTGTCCTTTGTGGTTTGGCATTGTCCC AGCCGATAAAAGACAGAAAATGTTTGAGGGGGAAGGTCATCACATTCCCACAGCTGAACACCAACACCTGGGTGAAGCTCCACCCGAATGAATCCATGAACATGTCTGCAGCCACCGTGTGTTTGCGATTTTACACTGAACGAATGAGTCTCGACCCATGTCTGTTTTCTCTGGCTACACCATCGTACGCTCAAGACTTTTCTTTACGGTGGTTAGGTTACGTCAAACAGTACGAGATGACTATTCATAACTTCAAGGTTCAGTTGGATGGTTTGGTGTTTAACCACAATCAGTGGATCTCAGTGTGTGCGACCTGGGAAGCCAACAGCGGTCTTGCCCAGATGTTTGTGAATAAAGTAGCCAGCATTAAGAAGGAAGTGGGCCCTAAAGTACCTTTCAAAGGAAATCCGGTCATAACACTCGGACAGTATCAGACCCAATATGATGGAGGGTTCGACCAACTAAATGCCTTCACAGGTTTCATAGCAGATGTGCATGTACATGGAAAAGTCCTGCCCATCCGTCAGATTAAGACCTACATGGAGGCAAAGACCAAATACAAACTTGGGGATTACATTAACTGGCACAATCTGAATTACACCATTGCTGGGTCTGCACAAGTGGAAGAAAAGCATCAAGTAACATTCGATAGCAATGAAGAGCAGCAATAG